One genomic region from Thalassomonas viridans encodes:
- a CDS encoding DUF4177 domain-containing protein, which produces MKRFEYKVIDSKDVETAGLFRGRKREDVEKYLNALGAQGWEVVNVDFRELEGGLEFAGIMKKEV; this is translated from the coding sequence ATGAAGCGTTTTGAATATAAGGTTATTGATTCAAAAGATGTTGAAACTGCCGGATTGTTTAGAGGCAGAAAGCGTGAAGATGTAGAAAAATATCTCAATGCTTTAGGCGCTCAAGGATGGGAAGTTGTCAATGTCGATTTTCGTGAGCTGGAAGGGGGGTTAGAGTTTGCCGGGATTATGAAAAAAGAAGTTTAG
- a CDS encoding DUF5690 family protein produces MKKIPLWLSQCSTLWFTVYATMAAFMTYFSMYAFRKPFTASNYEGMADFSYGIDFKTALILAQVLGYALSKFIGIKVISEMNAGGRALAILTLVMTAELALVLFAMVPPDWKLLTLFLNGLPLGMIWGLVFSFLEGRRVSEILGAGLSVSFIVSSGVVKTVGQWLMLSHDITEFWMPAITGLVFTLPLFISVFFLMQIPKPSAQDIAARHERQPMDGKARMAFFTKYAPGLIALIFTYMLLTGIRDYTDNFAAELWTSLGFGNTPAIFSTAALYTSLFILLTLGLLMFVKNNMRAFMANHGFIFTGIAVIGLSTLAYQFCYLSGQAWMIIHSTGIYLAYIPFNCLLFDRMLSVINDKGNAGFLIYLADAMGYAGSVGILLYKSFFDVKLSWLDFMINSSYLISITGCSLVLVSAWYFHHKVVKPLRLNPQLG; encoded by the coding sequence ATGAAAAAAATTCCCCTGTGGTTAAGCCAGTGCAGCACGCTGTGGTTTACGGTTTATGCAACCATGGCAGCCTTTATGACATATTTTTCCATGTATGCCTTTCGCAAGCCTTTTACCGCCAGCAATTATGAGGGCATGGCGGATTTTTCTTACGGCATAGATTTCAAAACCGCACTGATCCTGGCGCAGGTACTCGGCTATGCCCTGTCCAAATTTATCGGCATTAAGGTGATCTCGGAAATGAACGCCGGCGGCCGGGCACTGGCAATTTTAACCCTGGTAATGACAGCGGAACTTGCCCTGGTATTATTTGCCATGGTGCCGCCGGACTGGAAATTATTAACCTTATTTCTAAACGGCCTGCCCCTTGGCATGATCTGGGGCCTGGTGTTCAGCTTTTTAGAAGGGCGGCGGGTATCAGAGATTTTAGGCGCCGGTTTGAGCGTCAGCTTTATCGTCTCTTCCGGGGTGGTAAAAACCGTGGGCCAATGGTTAATGCTCAGCCATGACATCACCGAATTCTGGATGCCGGCCATTACCGGCTTAGTGTTCACCCTGCCCTTGTTTATCTCTGTGTTCTTTTTAATGCAAATCCCCAAACCTTCAGCGCAAGATATAGCCGCACGGCATGAACGCCAGCCTATGGACGGCAAAGCCCGTATGGCCTTTTTCACTAAATACGCCCCGGGTTTGATCGCCCTGATCTTCACCTATATGTTATTAACCGGCATCCGGGATTACACCGATAACTTTGCTGCCGAACTATGGACAAGCTTAGGCTTTGGCAATACACCGGCAATATTTTCCACTGCGGCTCTTTATACCTCGCTTTTCATTTTGCTGACCCTGGGCCTGTTGATGTTTGTGAAAAACAATATGCGCGCCTTTATGGCCAACCACGGCTTTATTTTTACCGGCATTGCCGTTATCGGCTTGAGCACCCTGGCTTACCAGTTCTGTTATTTGTCCGGGCAGGCATGGATGATCATCCATTCTACCGGCATTTACCTGGCCTATATCCCCTTTAACTGTTTGCTGTTTGACCGCATGTTGTCGGTGATTAACGACAAGGGGAACGCCGGCTTTTTGATTTATCTCGCCGATGCCATGGGATACGCCGGCAGTGTCGGTATTTTACTGTACAAGAGCTTTTTTGATGTAAAGCTCAGCTGGCTAGACTTTATGATCAACAGTTCATATTTGATCAGCATAACCGGTTGCAGCCTGGTATTAGTGTCGGCCTGGTATTTTCATCACAAGGTAGTAAAACCTTTAAGGTTGAACCCACAGCTGGGGTAG
- a CDS encoding HD domain-containing protein — translation MNNIIEEIESLYLNYGSQSYEEKCTQLQHAQQCGTLALEQGFDDELVLAAFLHDIGHFVAQRDKAAGFTDFGHPAHDDIGAEFLAKNGFSERIVMLVKEHVKVKRYLAAIQPGYLEQLSHASTVTLTQQGGAMTAKEVESYRKMPFLEDIITLRRLDDSGKMPQMACKPLDYWLEQIAERLNL, via the coding sequence ATGAACAATATTATTGAAGAAATTGAATCACTTTATCTGAATTACGGCAGCCAGTCTTATGAGGAAAAATGTACCCAGCTGCAACACGCACAGCAATGCGGCACCCTGGCGCTGGAGCAGGGCTTTGACGATGAACTGGTGTTAGCGGCTTTTTTACATGACATAGGCCATTTTGTTGCCCAGCGCGATAAAGCTGCCGGTTTTACCGATTTCGGCCATCCGGCACACGATGATATCGGCGCTGAATTTCTGGCGAAAAATGGTTTTTCTGAGCGTATTGTTATGCTGGTAAAGGAACATGTGAAGGTAAAACGTTATCTGGCGGCCATACAACCGGGTTATCTTGAGCAGTTATCTCACGCCAGCACGGTGACCCTGACACAGCAAGGGGGCGCTATGACTGCTAAAGAGGTTGAAAGCTACCGGAAAATGCCGTTTCTGGAAGATATCATTACACTGCGCAGGCTTGACGACAGCGGCAAGATGCCGCAAATGGCCTGTAAGCCCTTAGACTACTGGTTAGAGCAGATTGCTGAAAGGTTGAATTTGTAA
- a CDS encoding PEP-CTERM sorting domain-containing protein, with the protein MKRKYLNPALILLILFVTSLAGKAYAGLIVGEHYTDASGTAWEYVGSYDLAQGPGWQDVNREAELKPYNGLEAAELLFGVLDAGNEYAISSNVFRESETYEVNHLAWYDGVISYIHEKSESLAADKHNDGLYNVEGDFSAYISDRGVVGEHINHVFKTVDLPEPSTLMIFILALAGLAARRFKLS; encoded by the coding sequence ATGAAGCGTAAATACTTAAATCCAGCACTGATATTACTGATTTTGTTTGTAACCAGCCTGGCGGGTAAAGCCTATGCCGGGTTAATTGTCGGTGAACATTATACCGATGCCTCAGGCACCGCCTGGGAGTATGTCGGCTCTTATGACTTGGCACAAGGGCCTGGCTGGCAGGATGTTAACAGGGAAGCGGAGCTAAAGCCTTATAACGGTCTAGAAGCCGCCGAGCTGCTTTTTGGCGTGCTCGATGCTGGTAATGAATATGCTATCAGCTCCAATGTTTTCCGGGAATCCGAAACTTATGAGGTTAACCACCTGGCCTGGTATGACGGGGTTATTTCCTATATTCATGAAAAGAGCGAATCTTTGGCTGCCGATAAACATAATGACGGCCTTTACAATGTGGAAGGGGACTTTTCTGCCTATATCTCCGACCGGGGCGTGGTCGGGGAGCATATCAATCATGTTTTTAAAACGGTAGACCTTCCCGAACCTTCAACCCTGATGATCTTTATATTGGCTTTAGCCGGGTTGGCTGCCCGTCGCTTTAAGCTCAGTTAG
- a CDS encoding Ig-like domain-containing protein encodes MEEDKMSKNAHNPDSREQSSSVPDEELLPQSGEFIAPETVPNRVKATEAGLEEGTEATPAVTEANLAEENLTANEISALQDLIESGDDLELPDTTAGGLTGNEGTGFVTLNRTGDETLARAGYDTAGQENTLLPRGDLLQDTLQPTVTQSDENIGEEEQTLTGNVLDNDSDADDVLTVQSYTLAGDASVYAAGQTASVEGGSLTVNSDGSYSFIPANNWNGTLPVISYATNTGATDTLTLTLTPVSDLSDGDEAVSTNEDTAVSGNVLANAGSEDGIPEVISFTVSDINFAAGTAATLEQGILTINPDGSYTFIPGDNFNGDVPVVTYSVFDGINTETSTLTIEVLPVSDLSDGDESVITNEDTEVSGNVLANAGSTDGIPEVTGFTVSGTSFDVGTAAILEQGALTVNRDGSYSFVPSDNFNGDVPVVAYTVFDGINTETSTLTIEVLPVSDLSDEDESVSTNEDTAVSGNVLDNAASSDGIPGITDFSVAGISFGAGTTATLEQGALTLNSDGSYTFVPSDNFNGDVPVVTYTVFDGINTETSTLTIEVLPVSDLSDGNESVSTNEDTAVSGNILNNAISSDGTPEITGFSVANTNFEVGTAAVLQQGILTINSDGSYIFVPSDNFNGNVPVVTYTVFDGINNDTSTLTINVTPVSDLNDGNESVSTNEDTPVSGNVLANAGSSDGTPQVTGFSISGTSFSIGSTVSLEQGLLTLNSDGSYHFIPADNFHGNVPVTTYTVFDGVNTDTSTLTINVLELNAEPVAEDDSFSVNQGETVTGNVISHDDGDGITDIEPDGVDLTVSQVNGIDLIFGVDGFAEVDIQDGTLRINAQGDFSYSNSGFVLGSNPPDFTYTLTNGTDSDTATVTINVLDAAPQANDDRNYVLLQQTDDGKADGNSVRGNIIDDELASSGDRADTSPDGVVILSRVQFNDTWYTFGVDMNSHEIATDYGTLTIFANGQYLFEPQDGMDMPDGRQELVFNYEIIDGDLHEPETDTATLTIEIRPPAPTLTDGNEVVSTNEDTPVSGNVLLNTGDASGTPQVTSFTVLNTAYAAGAVALLEQGSLTIDSDGSYSFIPADNFYGDVPQVSYSVSDGSNTDTSTLTISVSPDNDKPVAADDSFSLIQGQTIGGNVISHDDGDGVTDHDADSASLSVTQVNGQDLVFGADGYADIAVEGGNLRINAQGDFSYSNTGFILGSSLPGFDYTLSDGSELDTATVTFNVEDSAPVANDDTNYILLQAAGGGKGVGTSVRGNILSENQASSGDRADSSPDGTVILSQIHFNGTWYSFDAAGSHRIETEYGALTIWDSGEYVFDPIGLMDMPSESLLLAFDYETKDGDNLHPETDTATLTIEIRPPVNLVRPEAEIAEPGEHLIQAGDQPGLLETTLAGGTLIDVYAGDANQVVADLSQPENSYLELGDVLTLEVGNTLDQYLSATMGEGEDDNPEQASNRDSEDSSLSSPLGGSESLPIAPPLDELNSPDVLS; translated from the coding sequence ATGGAAGAAGACAAAATGTCAAAAAATGCTCATAACCCCGATAGCAGAGAACAGAGCAGCTCCGTCCCGGACGAAGAATTATTGCCACAGTCCGGTGAGTTTATCGCGCCGGAGACTGTGCCGAATCGGGTAAAAGCCACCGAAGCAGGATTGGAAGAAGGCACTGAGGCAACTCCTGCTGTTACCGAAGCTAACCTTGCCGAAGAAAACCTGACGGCCAATGAAATTTCAGCACTTCAGGATCTGATCGAGTCCGGCGACGATTTAGAGCTGCCGGATACCACGGCAGGGGGCCTGACCGGCAATGAAGGCACCGGTTTTGTTACCTTAAACAGAACCGGGGATGAAACCCTTGCCCGTGCAGGTTATGACACCGCAGGGCAAGAAAATACCTTATTGCCAAGAGGTGATCTCCTGCAAGACACCTTACAACCCACCGTCACCCAAAGCGATGAAAACATCGGCGAAGAAGAGCAAACCCTCACAGGAAATGTGCTTGATAATGACAGTGACGCCGACGATGTCTTAACCGTGCAGTCATATACCCTGGCCGGTGATGCCAGTGTTTATGCCGCCGGGCAAACGGCAAGCGTGGAAGGGGGCAGTCTAACCGTAAACAGCGACGGCAGCTATAGTTTTATTCCGGCAAACAACTGGAACGGTACTTTGCCGGTTATCAGCTATGCCACCAATACCGGCGCAACCGATACCTTAACCCTGACTTTGACCCCGGTTTCCGATCTCAGTGACGGGGACGAAGCGGTAAGCACCAACGAAGATACCGCCGTCAGCGGTAACGTCCTGGCCAATGCTGGCAGTGAAGACGGCATTCCCGAAGTGATCAGTTTTACCGTGTCTGATATCAATTTTGCCGCAGGCACGGCGGCCACCCTGGAGCAGGGAATATTAACCATCAATCCTGACGGCAGTTATACCTTTATTCCCGGTGATAACTTTAACGGTGATGTACCGGTTGTAACCTATAGCGTTTTTGACGGCATAAACACAGAGACTTCCACCTTAACCATAGAGGTGCTGCCGGTTTCAGACCTCAGTGACGGGGATGAGTCGGTTATTACCAATGAAGACACTGAGGTCAGCGGTAATGTCCTTGCCAACGCCGGCAGTACGGACGGCATACCGGAAGTCACAGGTTTTACCGTTTCCGGCACCAGCTTTGATGTGGGCACCGCGGCCATACTTGAGCAGGGAGCCTTAACCGTTAACAGGGACGGCAGCTACAGCTTCGTGCCAAGCGATAACTTTAACGGCGATGTACCTGTTGTGGCCTATACCGTGTTTGACGGTATAAACACAGAAACCTCCACCTTAACCATAGAAGTGTTGCCGGTTTCCGATCTGAGCGATGAGGACGAGTCGGTAAGCACGAATGAAGATACTGCCGTCAGCGGCAATGTGTTGGACAACGCCGCCAGCAGCGACGGTATACCCGGAATCACTGATTTTTCCGTAGCTGGTATTAGTTTCGGCGCCGGCACCACAGCAACGCTTGAGCAGGGGGCATTAACCCTGAATTCCGACGGCAGTTATACCTTTGTGCCAAGTGATAATTTTAACGGCGATGTGCCTGTAGTTACTTATACCGTGTTTGACGGCATAAACACCGAAACTTCCACTTTAACCATAGAGGTGCTGCCGGTTTCGGATCTCAGCGACGGGAATGAGTCGGTAAGCACCAATGAAGACACCGCCGTCAGCGGTAATATCCTGAATAACGCCATAAGCAGTGACGGCACACCTGAAATCACAGGTTTTAGCGTTGCCAATACCAACTTTGAGGTAGGCACGGCAGCTGTACTGCAGCAGGGGATATTAACCATTAACAGCGATGGCAGTTATATTTTTGTGCCGAGCGACAATTTTAACGGCAATGTGCCTGTGGTCACTTATACCGTATTCGACGGTATCAATAACGACACCTCAACGTTAACCATCAACGTTACCCCGGTTTCAGATCTAAATGACGGCAATGAATCGGTAAGCACCAATGAAGACACGCCGGTAAGCGGCAATGTGCTGGCTAATGCCGGTAGCAGCGACGGCACACCGCAAGTCACAGGTTTTAGCATATCCGGCACCAGTTTCTCCATCGGCTCTACCGTGTCGCTTGAACAAGGTTTGCTAACCCTTAACAGTGACGGCAGCTATCACTTTATTCCCGCCGATAACTTTCACGGTAACGTGCCGGTTACCACTTACACCGTATTTGACGGTGTTAATACCGATACTTCCACCTTAACCATTAATGTACTTGAACTTAATGCCGAGCCTGTGGCTGAGGATGACAGTTTCAGTGTTAATCAGGGGGAAACCGTGACCGGTAACGTCATCAGCCATGATGACGGTGACGGCATAACCGACATTGAGCCCGATGGCGTTGATCTGACCGTCAGCCAGGTCAACGGTATTGATTTAATATTTGGCGTCGATGGCTTCGCCGAAGTGGATATTCAGGACGGCACCTTACGTATCAATGCCCAGGGGGATTTCAGCTATAGCAATAGCGGCTTTGTCTTAGGGTCAAATCCGCCGGATTTTACTTATACCTTAACCAATGGCACAGACAGCGATACCGCCACTGTCACCATTAACGTCCTTGATGCGGCCCCGCAAGCCAATGATGACCGCAACTATGTCCTGCTGCAACAGACGGATGACGGCAAAGCCGACGGTAACAGCGTCAGGGGAAATATTATCGATGACGAGCTGGCAAGCTCCGGAGATCGGGCCGATACCTCGCCGGACGGCGTAGTGATCCTCAGCCGGGTCCAGTTTAACGATACCTGGTATACCTTTGGCGTTGACATGAACTCGCATGAAATTGCCACGGATTACGGCACGTTAACGATTTTTGCCAACGGCCAGTACCTGTTCGAACCGCAAGACGGCATGGATATGCCGGACGGGCGTCAGGAGCTGGTGTTCAACTATGAGATTATCGATGGCGATCTTCATGAGCCGGAAACGGATACCGCCACCCTGACGATAGAGATCCGGCCCCCGGCGCCGACATTAACCGACGGTAACGAAGTGGTCAGCACCAATGAAGATACCCCGGTCAGCGGTAATGTCCTGCTCAATACCGGTGATGCCAGCGGTACGCCGCAGGTAACCAGCTTTACCGTATTGAATACCGCTTATGCCGCCGGAGCCGTTGCCCTGCTTGAGCAGGGAAGTTTAACCATTGACAGTGACGGTAGCTATAGCTTTATTCCGGCCGATAATTTTTACGGTGATGTGCCCCAGGTAAGCTATAGCGTATCAGACGGCAGCAATACCGACACTTCCACTTTAACCATCAGCGTGTCGCCGGACAATGATAAGCCCGTGGCCGCCGATGACAGCTTTAGCCTTATTCAGGGGCAAACCATAGGCGGTAACGTTATCAGCCATGACGACGGCGATGGCGTTACCGATCATGACGCTGACAGCGCCAGCCTGAGTGTCACTCAAGTCAATGGCCAGGATCTCGTGTTCGGCGCTGACGGTTACGCCGATATCGCAGTGGAAGGCGGTAACTTACGCATCAATGCCCAGGGAGATTTCAGCTACAGCAATACAGGTTTTATCCTGGGGTCAAGCCTGCCCGGCTTTGACTATACCTTAAGCGACGGCAGCGAGCTTGATACCGCCACGGTAACCTTTAACGTCGAAGACAGTGCGCCGGTGGCCAATGACGACACCAACTATATTTTGCTACAGGCGGCGGGGGGCGGAAAAGGCGTCGGCACCAGCGTCCGCGGCAATATTCTCAGTGAAAACCAGGCGAGTTCGGGAGACAGGGCCGACAGCTCGCCGGACGGTACAGTGATTCTCAGCCAGATCCACTTTAACGGCACCTGGTATTCATTTGACGCCGCCGGCTCCCATAGAATAGAAACCGAATACGGCGCCCTAACCATCTGGGACTCCGGAGAGTATGTGTTTGATCCCATAGGTCTTATGGACATGCCCAGCGAATCCTTGCTGCTGGCTTTCGATTACGAAACCAAAGACGGCGATAACCTGCACCCGGAAACGGATACCGCAACCCTGACCATAGAGATACGGCCACCGGTCAATTTAGTGAGGCCTGAGGCTGAGATTGCCGAGCCGGGGGAGCACTTGATTCAGGCGGGCGACCAGCCGGGCTTGCTTGAAACCACCCTGGCAGGCGGCACCTTGATTGATGTGTATGCCGGTGATGCAAACCAGGTGGTTGCGGATTTGTCCCAGCCGGAAAACAGCTATCTTGAACTTGGCGATGTGCTTACTCTTGAGGTTGGCAATACCCTGGATCAATATCTGTCGGCGACAATGGGGGAAGGGGAGGATGACAATCCGGAACAAGCATCAAACCGGGACAGTGAGGACAGCAGCTTGTCCAGCCCCCTGGGGGGCAGCGAAAGCTTACCTATAGCACCGCCGCTTGACGAACTGAATTCACCGGACGTTTTATCCTGA
- a CDS encoding type I secretion system permease/ATPase, with translation MQATNQWTINASQPLSAAPLLDSLVLLCQHFGNPCSAEALSAGLPLDGGELSPELLPQAAARAGLSARLVRKGLNELPAMLLPCILLLKDKNACVLQELDLAQNQAVISLPETGGEERLTVAELEAHFVGYLFLIKQVYRGDRHFDVHVHKSNEHWLWQHLKSSAPIYRDVLIASVMVNIFALVSPLFVMNIYDKVVPNLAFDSLWVLAVGAGIAFIFDLVLKQLRGYLIDVAGKKVDIDISSKLFAKAIGVPLEKRAASVGGMAKQLSEFDSIREFLSSATVTALVDLPFAALFMLCIYLVAGDLVLFPLVSCLLIIGYTVFCQPKLRSAIEQSNKFSGLRHGHLIECLGAIEPIKANGAEGVVQSTWQQMTGHSASWQLKAKMITNSVVNFAGLIVQVSVVGVVVLGVYRVSDNLISMGGIIAAVLLTARAIAPVAKLAGLMTRSNQAISALKQLDALMVLEGEFEDKAHLPSRAKLSGNITLDNVGFSYPGADRASLQQISSSIRPGEKIAIVGSNGSGKTTLAKLLAGLLQPTSGSLQFDGVNHRQIHPGDLRRNLGYLPQDITLFHGTIRDNILFGTRQITEYQLIRAVQLSGVHAFTDHQTLGLDQQVGECGRALSRGQRQSVALARAILNSPPILLLDEPTASLDARAEKQFMQAVGATAKDRTLLLITHKMELLRLVDRILVLDKGKLVMDGPKDKVLQQLSGGQAKQRSDQAKQKVGL, from the coding sequence GTGCAGGCAACAAACCAATGGACAATTAATGCTTCACAGCCGCTATCGGCAGCGCCTTTGCTCGATAGCCTGGTCCTGCTTTGCCAGCATTTCGGCAATCCCTGTTCGGCTGAGGCTTTGTCTGCCGGTTTGCCGCTCGACGGCGGCGAACTCTCCCCCGAGCTTTTACCCCAGGCCGCTGCCCGCGCCGGCCTCAGTGCCCGCCTGGTCCGCAAGGGATTAAATGAATTACCGGCCATGCTGCTGCCCTGTATCTTGCTGCTTAAAGATAAAAATGCCTGCGTATTGCAGGAGCTGGATCTGGCGCAAAACCAGGCGGTTATTTCTTTGCCGGAAACCGGGGGAGAAGAGCGGCTTACGGTTGCCGAGCTTGAAGCACATTTTGTCGGCTACCTGTTTTTGATCAAACAGGTATACCGCGGCGACCGCCATTTTGATGTGCATGTCCACAAGTCAAACGAGCATTGGCTGTGGCAACACCTTAAAAGTTCGGCGCCCATCTACCGGGATGTGCTTATAGCCTCGGTTATGGTGAATATTTTTGCCCTGGTGTCGCCGCTTTTTGTCATGAACATTTATGACAAGGTCGTGCCTAACCTGGCCTTCGACTCCCTCTGGGTACTGGCCGTAGGGGCGGGCATTGCTTTTATCTTTGACCTTGTCCTCAAGCAATTGCGTGGCTACCTTATTGATGTCGCCGGAAAAAAAGTGGATATCGATATCTCGTCGAAATTGTTTGCCAAGGCCATCGGCGTACCGCTGGAAAAGCGCGCCGCCAGTGTCGGCGGCATGGCGAAACAGCTGAGCGAGTTCGACAGCATTAGGGAATTTCTGTCGTCGGCAACGGTGACCGCCCTGGTGGATTTGCCTTTTGCCGCTTTGTTTATGCTCTGCATCTACCTGGTCGCCGGGGATCTGGTGTTGTTTCCCCTGGTGTCCTGTCTGCTGATCATCGGCTATACGGTTTTTTGCCAGCCGAAGCTGCGCAGTGCCATCGAACAAAGCAACAAATTTTCCGGCCTGCGCCACGGGCATTTAATCGAATGCCTGGGGGCCATAGAACCGATCAAGGCCAACGGCGCAGAAGGCGTAGTGCAGAGCACCTGGCAGCAAATGACGGGACACAGCGCCAGCTGGCAGCTTAAAGCCAAAATGATCACCAACTCTGTGGTTAACTTTGCCGGTCTTATCGTACAAGTTTCTGTAGTCGGCGTAGTGGTGTTAGGGGTCTACCGGGTGTCGGACAATTTGATTTCTATGGGAGGCATTATCGCTGCCGTGCTGCTGACCGCACGGGCCATAGCACCGGTGGCCAAACTTGCCGGGCTGATGACCCGCTCCAACCAGGCTATCAGCGCCCTGAAACAGCTTGATGCGCTAATGGTGCTGGAAGGGGAATTTGAAGATAAGGCCCATCTGCCGAGCAGGGCCAAACTATCCGGCAATATCACCCTGGATAATGTCGGCTTTAGCTATCCCGGCGCCGATCGCGCCAGTTTACAGCAAATCTCATCCAGTATCCGCCCGGGAGAGAAAATTGCCATTGTCGGCAGTAACGGCTCGGGCAAAACGACTTTGGCCAAGCTGTTAGCCGGGCTGCTGCAACCGACCAGCGGCAGCCTGCAATTCGATGGCGTCAATCACAGGCAAATCCACCCCGGCGATCTGCGCCGCAACCTGGGCTATTTACCCCAGGATATCACCCTGTTTCACGGCACCATACGGGATAATATCCTTTTCGGCACCCGGCAAATAACCGAATATCAACTGATCCGGGCGGTACAGCTGTCCGGCGTACACGCCTTTACCGACCACCAGACTTTGGGGCTGGATCAACAGGTGGGGGAATGCGGCCGCGCCTTATCCCGGGGACAGCGCCAGTCGGTGGCCCTGGCCCGGGCCATTTTAAACTCCCCGCCGATTTTATTGCTGGACGAGCCTACCGCCAGCCTGGACGCCCGCGCGGAAAAACAGTTTATGCAGGCTGTCGGCGCCACCGCCAAAGACCGTACCTTGCTGCTGATCACCCATAAAATGGAGTTACTGCGCCTGGTGGACCGTATCCTGGTGCTGGATAAGGGCAAACTGGTGATGGACGGCCCCAAAGACAAAGTACTGCAGCAGCTTAGCGGCGGCCAGGCCAAGCAACGTAGTGACCAGGCTAAGCAGAAGGTGGGCTTATGA
- a CDS encoding HlyD family type I secretion periplasmic adaptor subunit: MKISQQDLAMADDVYGAMLIQAPGLHRLIIWAMAGLVLSFLLWSHFAALEQFTSGTGKVIPSSQVQIIQSLDGGILQKLFVQEGMQVSKGQPIASIDDTRFRSDVAEQKQELDSLRANIIRLRAELASIFIGANDDWQRQIEISKKVPEYPQDLSENAPLMVKQQQEEYSGRLDNLINQLAIQGQQIQQRKQEMAEQVSKINTLEISHKLATKELALTRPLAEKNIVSKIELYKLERSVNELQGELSAIRLLTPKLKSAFEEAILTRRDTALSYRREARAELNELQNKLSRMNEAQVGAQDKVAKALILSPVVGTIKTIHINTLGGVVKPGETIAEIVPTQDRLMVEAKIKPRDIGFIYPGLPAVVKITAYDFARYGGLTGKVEHISADTTRDEEGNSFYLIRVRTDASSIRNKDNEEMPIIPGMMTDVDVITGKRTILEYILTPILRANKAALREG; encoded by the coding sequence ATGAAGATAAGCCAGCAAGACTTAGCCATGGCGGACGATGTCTACGGCGCCATGCTGATTCAGGCGCCGGGCCTGCACAGGCTGATCATCTGGGCCATGGCGGGCCTGGTGCTGAGTTTTCTGCTCTGGTCCCATTTTGCCGCCCTGGAGCAGTTTACCTCGGGGACGGGCAAGGTGATCCCTTCCTCCCAGGTGCAGATTATTCAGAGCCTGGACGGCGGCATTTTGCAAAAGCTCTTTGTCCAGGAAGGCATGCAGGTGAGCAAAGGCCAGCCAATCGCCAGCATAGATGATACCCGTTTCCGCTCGGATGTGGCGGAGCAAAAGCAGGAGCTGGACAGCCTGCGGGCCAATATTATCCGCTTACGGGCCGAATTGGCCAGTATCTTTATCGGCGCCAATGACGATTGGCAGCGGCAAATCGAAATCAGTAAGAAAGTGCCGGAATACCCGCAGGACCTCAGCGAAAATGCGCCGCTGATGGTTAAGCAGCAGCAGGAAGAATACTCCGGCCGGCTGGATAACCTTATCAACCAGCTTGCCATCCAGGGCCAGCAAATACAGCAGCGCAAGCAGGAAATGGCGGAGCAGGTGTCGAAAATCAACACCCTGGAGATCAGCCATAAACTGGCTACCAAAGAGCTTGCCCTGACCCGGCCGCTGGCGGAAAAAAACATCGTCTCGAAAATCGAACTCTACAAGCTGGAGCGCAGCGTCAACGAACTGCAGGGTGAGCTTAGCGCCATCCGCCTGTTAACCCCCAAGCTGAAATCCGCTTTTGAAGAAGCGATATTAACCCGCCGCGATACCGCCCTAAGCTACCGCCGGGAAGCCCGGGCCGAGCTTAACGAGCTACAAAATAAACTGTCGAGAATGAACGAGGCCCAGGTCGGCGCCCAGGACAAGGTGGCCAAGGCGTTAATTTTGTCTCCCGTGGTCGGCACCATTAAAACCATACATATCAATACTCTGGGCGGGGTAGTCAAACCCGGGGAAACCATAGCCGAAATCGTGCCGACCCAGGACAGGTTAATGGTGGAAGCGAAAATAAAACCCAGGGACATAGGCTTTATTTATCCCGGTTTGCCTGCGGTGGTCAAAATTACCGCCTACGATTTTGCCCGCTATGGCGGCCTGACCGGCAAAGTGGAGCATATCAGCGCCGATACCACGCGGGATGAAGAAGGCAACAGCTTTTACCTGATCCGGGTGCGCACCGACGCTTCCAGCATCAGGAACAAGGATAACGAAGAAATGCCGATTATTCCGGGCATGATGACAGATGTCGACGTGATCACCGGAAAACGCACCATATTGGAATATATCCTGACCCCGATATTAAGGGCGAATAAGGCGGCGCTCAGGGAAGGCTGA